Within the Candidatus Reidiella endopervernicosa genome, the region GGTAGTAGATGCGTGGCTCGAGCGTGTGAGTCGATTCGCCGGCGTCACGTTCGAAGATCAGGCCACCGTCGAGGCTGAACAGCGGTGTGTTGCGCGTCGGTGATTCACTATCGCCGGGAGTGACATCATCGAGGCGGTAACCGGTGAAGCGATTGCTAAGCGCGGGACGGAGGAAGTAACTCGCACCTTCCAGATCCATACCGACCCTTGGCCAGAGATCGAGGCGGGTGCCGGTTGGTGTCTGCTCTTCGTGGGCAAAGCGCACCAGCTCACTATCGATGCCGGCGTAGAGGCCTGCCGGGCCTTTGGGTGTGATGGCATCGAGTCGAAGCTGCGGTAGACGCTGATAGGGTTCGTTGCCACTGAGTGGCTGGTAGGCGTCGGCACGCGCCAGTAACTGAACGTAATCACCGGTGTAGCTAACCTCGGCGCGACGTAGCATGTGGGTCTGACTCGAGACGCTCAGACCGCTGCCGACCTCTTTGAGATAGGTGTCATCAGAGAGGTGGTTGAAGTCGATCTCCATCGCCCAGTTGTCTGAGAGCGAACGCTGTTGGCGGAACTGAATTAGACCGCGCTGATCATTGTAGAGCTTGTCACGATGCAGATACTCAAACTGCAAATCGCTACTGCCCTGTCGGTCGATATGGCGATGCTCAAGACCGAGAATCGTACCGCGCTTCTCCAGATAGCGCGGCGTGATGGTCATATCCTGGTTGGGCGCGATGTTCCAGTAGTAGGGGATCGAGAGATCGAACCCGTTGACGTTCGATGAGGAGAAGCTTGGGGCGAGCAGGCCACTCTTGCGACGATCATCGATCGGGAAACTGAGGTAGGGGACGTAGAGGACCGGAATATCTTTCACATGCAGGCGTACATGCTTGGCCGTGCCCTTACCCTCGAGATGATCAAGCTCCGCCTCTGCTGCGCGCAGCTTCCAGCTATTACGATCGGCGTTACAGGTGGTGTAGCTGAAATCTTCCAGTAGCGTTTTTGCGCTGCCCTCACGAATCAGTCGAGTGCTGCTGCCACGGGCGTGGCTCTGTGGCAGACGATACTCACTGCCAGTCAGCACGCTGCGATTGGTGTTGAGTTCAATGCGAGCCGTCTCACTACTGACGTCGATGCCGGGCTCTCTAAAGCGGACATCGCCCACAGCCTCAAACAGCTCCTGTTGCTGTTCGTAGCGTGCTTGCTGTGCCTCCAGATATTGATCGGAGCGACGTATACGCACATTGCCTTCGAATTGGGTAACACTGCCCGAATCGCGGGTGCTCGCCTCGGCGACGATCTCAAGGGGGGCATCCCTGCGTGTGGGGGCGTTGGGATCAACCACCACATCCTGCATCGGTTCGCAGTTACTGAAGTTTTCAACCGGGTAGGGTGCGGTGATCGGCAGCAGTGATTTCGCAGTGGCGGTGACATCGATGGGAGATGGGATAGGTGTCGATTTGAAGGGGGCTATCGGAATGCCGCTATCGAAGGTGGTGGCGGTCTTAATCAGGCGAAAATCATTGCGCGACCTTGATGACGGTTTGGCACCCCTCTGCAGCGGTGGAGTCACTGTGGCCTTTTTCGCCAAAGCCTCTACCGGGGCAGCCCCTTCACCACACTCCCAGCCACCGCTGTGACTGCTCACACAGACCCACTTGGGAGCCGCCGCCTGCGCCGAAATTGTGGCGAGCAGATAGAGCGCTGCAGTGGCAGCTAGCGACGATTTCTTCAGGTGGAGGGGCACGGGTCGTGTCGTTTCTTGTTTTATCTGATCAATAAGCTGCCTAGAATACCATCTTCTCCTACTTCTCGGGATATTCGCGTGGCGACCAGAGGCTCCAAACTACTGCCGATAATTTTGCTGATTCTGCTCTCCGGTGCGGCGGTCTATCTACTACTGATGACCAAGCCCAAAAAGGAGGCGGGACTGCGCGAGCGCCCGGTTGCCCACCTGCAGGTGGCGGCGGCGCGAAGTGAGCGTCTACAACCGGTTGAGCACCTCACTGGCAGGCTACAACCGAAGCGTCGCAGTCAGCTGCGCTTTGAGGTGGCGGGGCGTATCGCCAAACGCCTGGTGGAACCGGGTGAGCGCGTTGCAGCTGCTGCAACGCTGCTGCAACTTGAGCAGGGGGACTACGCCGATGCGGTAGCGGAGAAGCGTGCCCAGCTGGTGCTCGAAAAGGGCGGTGTTGAGCGTGATAGTGAACTGCTTACGCTGGCGCAGAAGAATCGCAAGCTGCAGGAGGGCGAGGTGGCACGTCAGGAGCGTCTCGGCCGTGAATCACTCACCTCCCGCTCACGCCTCGATGAAGCACGTCAACGCCTTCAACAACTGCTCTCGGATGAGGCAAGGCTGCAACACGGTGTTGCAACGGGTGAGGCGCGTATTGATCTGGCACAGGCAGCGCTCAACCGTGCCGAGCGCAATCTGCGTCGTACCCGTCTGCTTGCCCCCTTCGATGCCATCGTCAATTCGATTGCGGTTGAGGAGGGGGATTATGTCTCTAGCAATCAACAGAGCGTTGAGTTGATCGACGCCTCGGCACTCGATCTCTATGTCGAGCTGGTCGGTAGTGTGGCGGCGGCGGTCGAGCGAGGTGATCGGGTTGAGGTGGTGGTTGACGGTGCGAAACGTTCAGGTGAACTGGTAGCGCTGCAGCTCGATCCCGATGCCAAGACTCACACTCACCCCGTGCGCATTCGGATCAGCGCTGCTGGACTGTTACCCGGCATGCTCGCTGAGGCGCAGCTGCTGTTGCCTCCGGTTGATGATGCCGTCGTGGTACCGGTCTCGGCGCTGCTGCGTGAGGCGGGTGAGACACATCTGTTCACCGTCGACGGCGACCGTGTCGAACGACGCGCGGTAACCACCGGGGTACGCATCGGTGATCTTCAGCAGATCATCAGCGGACTGGCGGCAAACGAGATGGTAGTAATCAGTGATGCCGCCGCGCTGAGTGATGGCCAACAGATCAAGGGTGAGGTGGCGCAGTTTTAATTCTGCCGCCACATAAAAAACACCATGTTTCTGATTCGCTTCTCAATCAACAATCCACTCATCACCAACCTGATGTTGGCACTGGTGCTTATCGCCGGGGTGCTTGCCTGGTATGCGATGCCGCAGGAGATGTTCCCCTCGATCGAACTCGACAAGGCGAGCATTCGCACCGTCTTTGAAGGCGCCTCACCCGAGGAGGTAGAGCGGCAGATCTCGATCCCGATCGAGGAGGAGTTCGACGCGATGGCCGATATCGATGTGATCACCTCGAGCAGTAATGAGGGGATCTCCACCATCACCATCGAACTCAAATCGGGCAGCGATGTTGATGAGTTTATGCGCGAGGCGCAGAGCGCACTCGATCAGGTGACCGATCTACCCGAGGAGGCGGAGGAGCCAGAGCTGACGCGTCTCAAGGCGCGCTTCCCGGTGATCAGTGCCACCCTCTATGGCGATATCGACGCTGGCCATCTCAACGAGCTGGCCGAACAGGTGCAGAGACGCCTGCAGCAGCTGCCGGGGGTGGCGAGTGCTGGTATGGCGGGTGATCGTAGCTGGGAGCTGTGGGTGGTGGTCGATCCGCAGCGTCTCGCAGCGCGGGGTGTCGCGCTGGCACAGGTTACCCGTGCACTGCGTGAGAACCTGCGTGATCTACCTGGAGGATCACTCAAGGCACGTGAGGGCGATATCCTGCTACGCGGAAAGGGGGTGGCGCCCGAGCCGGAGGCGATACGCCGGGTGGTGATCAGCAGTAATGCACAGGGGGGGCAGCTGCGTCTCGGTGAATTGGCTGAGGTGGAGATGCGGCTGGAGGAGGCGCGCACCCTGGGGCGCTTTAACGGCAAACCGTCGATCAACCTGACCGTGACCAAGAGCGCCGAGGCCTCCACCATCATTGTCGCCGAACGGGTTCGGGAGCTGGTCGAAGAGTTGCGCATGGAGCTGCCGCCGGGGGTAGAGATCGGGCTCTTCAGCGACCTCTCGGTCTATGTGAAAAACCGTCTCGATACGGTCAAATCCTCAGGGCTGATCGGTTTGGCGCTGGTACTGCTCTCGCTCTACCTCGTTCTCAACTTCCGAGTCGCGTTGATTACCGCGATGGGTATTCCCGTCTCCTTTCTGGTGGCGGTGATTCTGCTGCAACAGTTTGGTTACACCATCAATATGATCTCGCTGTTCGCCTTTCTAATCGCGCTAGGAATGATCGTCGATGATGCGATCATCGTTACCGAGAATATCTACCGTCATATGGAGGCGGGTATGGCACCACGTAAGGCGGCTGAGCTTGGCGCCAAAGAGGTGTTCTGGCCGGTGCTCGCCTCGATCACCACCACGGTGGCCGCCTTCCTGCCGATGTTTGCCATCACCGGCACCATGGGTGCCTTCATCGCCGTGATTCCGGTGGTGGTAACGGCCGCGCTGTTCGGTTCGCTGTGGGAGGCGTTTGGCGTGCTGCCTTCACACGCCAATGAGATCCTGCGGGTGCAACACGCCAAAAAGAAACGTATCGACTGGTCACACTGGCTGCATCGCTACACTGAGCTGGTGCGCTGGTCGGCCAATAACCGTTATCTGGTTACCACCGCGACCGTTGGCATCCTGGTGGTGGTTATGGTCTTCGCCGCTACCCGGCTACCGTTCAAACTCTTTGGGCATGTCGATGTCGGTCAGTTCTTTATCAACGTTGAGACGCCCAATACCTACAGCCTTGATGAGAGTTCGTTGCTGGCGAAGAAAATGGAGCAGGCGTTGTTCGATGAGCTGGACGATGATGAGCTCAATACCCTGCTGACCAATGTCGGTGTCTCCTTTATCGACTTCAATCGCATCCGCTTTGGTAGCCAATATATTCAGCTGATCGTTGATCTGGATAAACAGGCACCGAAGGGATTTATCGAGCGATATGTGACGCCGATAGTGAGCCTTAAATTCAGCTGGGAAGGAACGCGCGAACGTGAAACTGAGGTGGTGATCGATGCGCTGCGAGAACGCATGCAGACGATCGCTGGCATTAAACGGCTCTCGATCCTGCGTACCCAGGGTGGCCCGGCGGGGGCCGATATCGAGATCGGGGTGACCGGTCCCGATGTCGATCAGCTGCGCCGCCATGCCGAAACAGTCACCGACTACCTGCGTCGTCTACCCGGCACGCGCGATGTGCAGCAGGATCTGGAGGTGGGCAAGCTTGAGTATCGCTACGCGCTTAACGAGCGTGGTCGTGAGTTGGGGCTGACCCAGCAGCAGTTGAGCGAGTCGGTGCGTACGGGTTTCCTCGGTCTGGAGGCGCTGCATGTCACACGCGGTGATAAGCGCATTCCGGTGCGGGTGATCTACCCCGATGAACTACGTCACAGCGGTACGCTGGAGCGTTTGCCGGTAACGCTGAGTAGCGGTCGTACTGTCTATCTCGGTGAGGTGGCCGATATCGAACCGGGGCGTAGTCTCAACACCATCAACCGGCGTGATATGCGCCGTCTGGCGACCATCACCGCCGAGGTCAACGATGCGGTCTCGACACCGCTCGAGGTGACCGAACTCTTCAATAGAGAGTTCAAGCACTTTGCGGAGCAGTACCCCGGTTATGAGCTGCTCTTCATGGGTGAGAAGCGTGAGGCGGGTGAGTCGATCGCCTCGATGTTGCGGGCGCTGGTGATCTCGTTGGCGATTATCTTTTTTATTCTGGCGGCACTGTTTCGCTCGCTACTCGATCCGCTGGTGGTGATGTTCGCCATCCCCTTCGGCGCGATCGGTGTGATTTTCGGTCATGCACTGCTTGGCCACACGCTGCAGTTTCTCTCCATGGTCGGTTTTCTCGCCCTCTCCGGTATCGTGGTTAACGATTCGTTGATCCTGGTCGATTTTGCCAAGCGGCTACGGCGTGAGGGGTGGGAGCGGATCGATGCGGTGGTTGAGGCGGGAAGAGTTCGGGTACGTCCGATTATGCTCACCAGTATCACCACCTTCCTCGGTGTCTCGCCGCTGATCTTCTTTGCCACCGGACAGACGGCATTTCTTTCGCCGATGGCGGTGAGTCTTGGTATCGGTCTGCTATTTGCGACGGTACTGATTTTGATTGTTATTCCCTGCTTCTTCATTATTGCCGACGATCTACGTCAGTGGGCGGTACCGCGTATGCGCCATCTCTTTGGTCTGCGTGATCGTGCTGTCGATGAGGCCATGCCGATGTGTGTGCTGCCGGATGAAGAAGAACTACAAATGAAACATGATGAGTTGAGGTAACAGATGGGTGAACGACTGGCGCAGTTGCAGAGCTGGCTAACTAAAGAGGCAGGCCTGCCCGAGTTTGAGATTGAACCGGCATCGGGCGATGCCAGCTTCCGTCGTTACTTTCGGCTCAGCTTCGAGGGCGAGACACGGATCGCTATGGATGCGCCGCCGGAGAGGGAGAATAGTCGTCCCTTTATCGAGGTGGGTGAGCAGCTTTTTGAGCTGGGACTGAATGTACCGGAGATCCTGCATCATGATCTCGAGCAGGGTTTTATGCTGCTCGGTGATCTTGGTAACCGACAATATCTTGATGAGCTCAATGAGCAGACGGTTGATCGTTATTATGGTGATGCGCTCGGCGCGTTACTGACGATCCAGGCCTGCGGACCCGATGGTGAGTCGTTGCCTCACTACGATCGAGAGCTGCTACTGGCTGAGATGAATCTGTTTCGTGACTGGTACCTGACACGCCATCTTGAACATCAGCTGAGTGAGTCTGAGCAGGCGGTGCTCGATCAGAGCTTCGAGCTGCTGGCCGAGTCGGCGCTGGAACAGCCGCAGGTGACGGTGCACCGCGACTACCACTCGCGCAACCTGATGGTCACCGAGGTGCACAACCCCGGTATTCTCGATTTTCAGGATGCGGTCTACGGCCCGGTCACCTACGATCTCGTCTCGCTGCTGCGCGACTGTTATATCGAGTGGCCACGCGAGCGGGTCGAGGGGTGGGTGCGCGGCTATCACGATCTCGCGCTCGACTCGGGCATTCTGCGTGAACCGTGCGAGTCGCGCTTCATGCGCTGGTTCGATCTGATGGGCGTGCAACGCCATCTCAAGGCGGCGGGTATCTTCGCGCGTCTCAATCACCGTGATGGAAGGCCGGGTTATCTGAAGGATATTCCGCGTACCGTTGGTTATATCTACGAGGTGAGTGGTCGAGATAGCGAACTGGCACCGCTGCATACGCTGCTGGAGTCGCTGGTCATGGAGCAGCTGACCAAGTAGCCCTTGCAGTCGCGATGGCTTTTTCAGGGTCTTCGACTATCTTCGAGTAAGGGAGGGCCGCGTTAACACTGAAATGTTCTCCTTACCATTACTGTGTGATGGGGTGTTTGCAAATGGCTGATCGGTCCATGAAGAGGTATCGCAACTTCTCAGGGCGGATTGGTTTGAGGAGTGGCGATATGCAGTTGAGTTGTAGCGGTTGTTTCTCTGCGATGGTTGGTCTCTATCGATCATTACTGTTTTTGGGGCTTGTCTCAATAGCGCTTCCAGTTGTGGCTGCCGGGCCGCTACGCATCAATACCGGCTTTACTCCTCCCGTCTCCGGTCTGCTCGAACAGATCATGATCGAAGCCTTTAAGCGTGTAGATGTTGAGATGAGTTTCTACGAGCTCCCGGCTGAACGTTCACTGAAACTGGTGGTAAGTGGTGTCGATGATGGTGACTGCTGCCGCATCCCCCGTGCGATTAGGAGAGACTATCCAGGGCTGATTCGGGTGCCGGAGAGTGTCTATGTGGCGCGATTCAGCGCCTTTGCCAAACGGCCAGTACCAGAGGTGTTGAGTTGGAATGATTTGAAACCCTACAACGTGGCGACGGTGACCGGCTGGAAGATTATCGTTAATAACCTCAGGCGGGTCTCTCCAGCAACCACCCATGTGGTTGACCATCCTCAGTCGATGTTTGAGATGTTGCAGCGCGATCGGATCGATATCGCGAGCTTCGGCTATCTGAGTGGGTTGTGGCGGCTAAAACAGCAGGGGCTTGTCGGGGAGTCGCTATTTTTGCGGAAGCTTGTTTTGGGCATCCAAGCCCAAGCAAGCGGCAAATACTTAACGCGACCGTTTATGCCTACGGCGCCCCGACGTCCTGCGTACGTTGCGTAATCACCTCTTCGCGGCTCTACACAACTCCCTCAGTGACTCTACGCCGACATAAAGCCGCTGCTGCATCTTCTCCGTCGTTCGCTCACGCTCTCAACTACGAATAGGCAGACGGCGTCGACTATCGGGGACTAACCGCCTTCGCTTCGCTATCCATGGCGGTCAGCGATAGAGAAATCGAAGTGATCGATCCACCCCTGGCCGCTGAGCCGCTCTATCTCTATCTTCATCCCAAACACGAGGGGTTGGCACCAAGACTGGCAACGGTGCTGCGTAAAATGAAGCGTGAGGGCCTAATCGAACAGCTGACCATGCAAGTGCTGGAAAAATTGCCGCTGATCCAATGATGCAGTTTCCCAGTTTTTTCAAAAGTCAGATTGCACGACGACTTGTTATCTATGTGCTGATCTTCAGCTCCTGTATTACGCTGGCGCTGACCACTGTACAGCTCTATCGCGACTACAAACATGAGATGTCGAATATTGAACGGCGTCTGCATGAGATCGAGGTGATCAATGTAGAGAGCGTTACAAACGGCCTCTGGCTACTCAACTACACTTCGCTAGGTCTGCAGCTCGAGGGTATACTGCGCCACCCCGATATTGTCCATCTCAAAATCACCGATAGTGATGGGAGTTCGGTAGTGGCCAAGGGTGTGGTGCAGAGTGAGGACTTCATCACTCGTCGCTATCCGCTCACGTACAGTTATCGGGATCGCAGTTTGGTGTTGGGCGAGCTGCAGGTTACGGCGACACTGAAAAATGTCTACCAGCACCTGGTCGAAACGGTCATCGCGATTCTCATATCGCAGGCGATCAAAACCTTCCTCGTTTCGTTCTTTATCTTGATCATCGTGCAGCAGTTGGTGACGCGGCACCTCTCAGCCCTGAGTCGCTTCGCCAAGACGCTGCGACTCGATGAAAGCGTGCCCGATCTGGTGCTTGAGCGTGAACGGGGGCGAGCAGATGAGCTGCAGAGTCTGGTCGATACAATCAATAACGCCAAAACGACCTGCTTGAGACTCACGGTCAGCTGCAATACAGCCAGGATGTGTTGCTGCGTTCACAACATGTCTCCAAGACCGGAAGCTGGGACTGGAATATTGTCGAGGACACACTCTACTGGTCCGATGAGACCTATAACATCTTCGAACTGGCCAAGGGTGAGTTTGCAGCCAACTATCAGGCCTTTCTCGATCTTGTCTATCCAGATGATCGTGAGCGAGTCGATAAGGCGGTACGCAGCGATCGAGCAGCGTAGCTCCTACAGCCTTGATCATCGGGTACTACTCAAAGATGGTTCGCTGAAGGTGGTATATGAGCATGCCGAGATCAGTTTCGACGCTGAGGGTAATCCGATTCGTATGTTGGGCACGGTACAAGATGTTACCGAGCAGCGACGGGTTCAGTCTGGCCTGGAGCGTTTTCGTGCGGCACTCGATAGTTCGGCTGACTCGATTTTCTCATCGATAGCGATGCGATGCGATTTGTCGATTTCAATCAGGCGGCACTCGATTCGCTCGGCTACACACACGATGAACTGCTGCAGCTCGGTCCGCATGACCTAAATGTGAAATAAGTCGCCAGCAGCTTCAGGAGCTTTCAACGAGCTAATCATACATCCCGACGAACACAGCACCCTGAGTACCCGACACCGCTGTAAAGATGGCAGTGAGTTTCCAGTCGATGTCCGCCTTGGTGCGCTGCAGCAGGGGTGGGGCGGCCGGTCATTATTGCGGTGGCGCGAGATGTGACGCTGCAGAAGCAGGAGGAGCAGCAGCTGCGCGACCTGCTCAACCACCTCAGTGCACTCTACAACGCGACCCCCGACATGATCTTTTGCATGCAGTCGATGGCTCTCTGATCGATGTGAATCAGATGGTGGTCGATAACTACGGCTATACGCGAGAGGAGCTGCTGAAACTCGAGGTCGAGGATTTCTCGGCCGATGGCTATACCAATGCGCAGGCCGGTGAGTATATGATGAAGGCGCTCAACGGTGTGCCACAGGATTTCGAGTGGCTGGTGAGACGCAAGGATGGTTCGACCTTCGATGCGGAGGTGGTCTGCGACGCCTTGAAGATGAGTCATCTCAAGGTGCCTCGATTATTGCGGTGGTGCGCGATATCACAATGCAGAAACGTCATGAGGTGGAGATTACCCAGAGTCGTGATCACATGACGCGTCTGGTGGGTGAAGAGCAGGTGATCAGTCGATTACTTGAGCTCTCGCTCAATGAGCAGGATATGCACACCTATCTCAATAGTATATTGCTGGCACTGTTCGAATCGGCCACCTGGCTGAAGCTGCAGACCAAGGGTGTGGTGTTCCTCAGAAGCCGGATGAAGAGGTGTTGGAGTTTGTGGCGGGGCGTAATGTCAGTCTCGAGCTGCGCTCACGCTGCGCTCACGCTGCGCTGAGGTCCCCTTCGGTAGCTGCCTCTGCGGTCGGGCTGCGGAATATAAGCGGGTGGTGCACAGCGCCACCGTGGATGAGGCGCACTCGATCCATCTCGAGGGGATGGAGCCGCACGGACACTACCAGGTACCGCTGCTCTCGAGTCAGCACGAGGTGCTGGGGGTGATGGCGCTCTATCTCGAGCACGGTCACCCGCACAGGATCGAGG harbors:
- a CDS encoding efflux RND transporter periplasmic adaptor subunit, with product MATRGSKLLPIILLILLSGAAVYLLLMTKPKKEAGLRERPVAHLQVAAARSERLQPVEHLTGRLQPKRRSQLRFEVAGRIAKRLVEPGERVAAAATLLQLEQGDYADAVAEKRAQLVLEKGGVERDSELLTLAQKNRKLQEGEVARQERLGRESLTSRSRLDEARQRLQQLLSDEARLQHGVATGEARIDLAQAALNRAERNLRRTRLLAPFDAIVNSIAVEEGDYVSSNQQSVELIDASALDLYVELVGSVAAAVERGDRVEVVVDGAKRSGELVALQLDPDAKTHTHPVRIRISAAGLLPGMLAEAQLLLPPVDDAVVVPVSALLREAGETHLFTVDGDRVERRAVTTGVRIGDLQQIISGLAANEMVVISDAAALSDGQQIKGEVAQF
- a CDS encoding PAS domain-containing protein; translated protein: MLLRSQHVSKTGSWDWNIVEDTLYWSDETYNIFELAKGEFAANYQAFLDLVYPDDRERVDKAVRSDRAA
- a CDS encoding efflux RND transporter permease subunit — encoded protein: MFLIRFSINNPLITNLMLALVLIAGVLAWYAMPQEMFPSIELDKASIRTVFEGASPEEVERQISIPIEEEFDAMADIDVITSSSNEGISTITIELKSGSDVDEFMREAQSALDQVTDLPEEAEEPELTRLKARFPVISATLYGDIDAGHLNELAEQVQRRLQQLPGVASAGMAGDRSWELWVVVDPQRLAARGVALAQVTRALRENLRDLPGGSLKAREGDILLRGKGVAPEPEAIRRVVISSNAQGGQLRLGELAEVEMRLEEARTLGRFNGKPSINLTVTKSAEASTIIVAERVRELVEELRMELPPGVEIGLFSDLSVYVKNRLDTVKSSGLIGLALVLLSLYLVLNFRVALITAMGIPVSFLVAVILLQQFGYTINMISLFAFLIALGMIVDDAIIVTENIYRHMEAGMAPRKAAELGAKEVFWPVLASITTTVAAFLPMFAITGTMGAFIAVIPVVVTAALFGSLWEAFGVLPSHANEILRVQHAKKKRIDWSHWLHRYTELVRWSANNRYLVTTATVGILVVVMVFAATRLPFKLFGHVDVGQFFINVETPNTYSLDESSLLAKKMEQALFDELDDDELNTLLTNVGVSFIDFNRIRFGSQYIQLIVDLDKQAPKGFIERYVTPIVSLKFSWEGTRERETEVVIDALRERMQTIAGIKRLSILRTQGGPAGADIEIGVTGPDVDQLRRHAETVTDYLRRLPGTRDVQQDLEVGKLEYRYALNERGRELGLTQQQLSESVRTGFLGLEALHVTRGDKRIPVRVIYPDELRHSGTLERLPVTLSSGRTVYLGEVADIEPGRSLNTINRRDMRRLATITAEVNDAVSTPLEVTELFNREFKHFAEQYPGYELLFMGEKREAGESIASMLRALVISLAIIFFILAALFRSLLDPLVVMFAIPFGAIGVIFGHALLGHTLQFLSMVGFLALSGIVVNDSLILVDFAKRLRREGWERIDAVVEAGRVRVRPIMLTSITTFLGVSPLIFFATGQTAFLSPMAVSLGIGLLFATVLILIVIPCFFIIADDLRQWAVPRMRHLFGLRDRAVDEAMPMCVLPDEEELQMKHDELR
- a CDS encoding PAS domain-containing protein, encoding MHAVDGSLIDVNQMVVDNYGYTREELLKLEVEDFSADGYTNAQAGEYMMKALNGVPQDFEWLVRRKDGSTFDAEVVCDALKMSHLKVPRLLRWCAISQCRNVMRWRLPRVVIT
- a CDS encoding LPS-assembly protein LptD, which produces MPLHLKKSSLAATAALYLLATISAQAAAPKWVCVSSHSGGWECGEGAAPVEALAKKATVTPPLQRGAKPSSRSRNDFRLIKTATTFDSGIPIAPFKSTPIPSPIDVTATAKSLLPITAPYPVENFSNCEPMQDVVVDPNAPTRRDAPLEIVAEASTRDSGSVTQFEGNVRIRRSDQYLEAQQARYEQQQELFEAVGDVRFREPGIDVSSETARIELNTNRSVLTGSEYRLPQSHARGSSTRLIREGSAKTLLEDFSYTTCNADRNSWKLRAAEAELDHLEGKGTAKHVRLHVKDIPVLYVPYLSFPIDDRRKSGLLAPSFSSSNVNGFDLSIPYYWNIAPNQDMTITPRYLEKRGTILGLEHRHIDRQGSSDLQFEYLHRDKLYNDQRGLIQFRQQRSLSDNWAMEIDFNHLSDDTYLKEVGSGLSVSSQTHMLRRAEVSYTGDYVQLLARADAYQPLSGNEPYQRLPQLRLDAITPKGPAGLYAGIDSELVRFAHEEQTPTGTRLDLWPRVGMDLEGASYFLRPALSNRFTGYRLDDVTPGDSESPTRNTPLFSLDGGLIFERDAGESTHTLEPRIYYLKVNDEQQDELPVFDTNRPEFGFDQLFSENRFNGADRMGDANQLTLALTTRSIDNQNGHEPFTLSLGQIFYFEDREVTLPGETIEQNNQSDFVAALDWRSRSGLSLNSALRWNNQQDEIDRGTVQLHYQPQQDKIINLSYRYLRDELEQTDVSLLWPLGRRWHLLGRWNYSLLHEHTLETVAGIEYDSCCWAMRLAVRRFTQDITSEYNDSIMLQVELKGLSSVGDNIESLLEDGILGYSRDNSRYIDER
- a CDS encoding aminoglycoside phosphotransferase family protein, encoding MGERLAQLQSWLTKEAGLPEFEIEPASGDASFRRYFRLSFEGETRIAMDAPPERENSRPFIEVGEQLFELGLNVPEILHHDLEQGFMLLGDLGNRQYLDELNEQTVDRYYGDALGALLTIQACGPDGESLPHYDRELLLAEMNLFRDWYLTRHLEHQLSESEQAVLDQSFELLAESALEQPQVTVHRDYHSRNLMVTEVHNPGILDFQDAVYGPVTYDLVSLLRDCYIEWPRERVEGWVRGYHDLALDSGILREPCESRFMRWFDLMGVQRHLKAAGIFARLNHRDGRPGYLKDIPRTVGYIYEVSGRDSELAPLHTLLESLVMEQLTK
- a CDS encoding PAS domain-containing protein translates to MIVSESIRRYAAIEQRSSYSLDHRVLLKDGSLKVVYEHAEISFDAEGNPIRMLGTVQDVTEQRRVQSGLERFRAALDSSADSIFSSIAMRCDLSISIRRHSIRSATHTMNCCSSVRMT